Within the Miscanthus floridulus cultivar M001 chromosome 2, ASM1932011v1, whole genome shotgun sequence genome, the region GCCAAATCCCGTAAAAATGAAATGTATCAGCGCTAGTTGCAAGCAAATATTCGTCTACGAAAAGTTGCAAGCAAATACGTTTTTTTTATTCGTTATTCATCAGCTGGATATTGGGTCCAGAACCAAACACTTGAGTCATGCAGAACTCTTCGCATGATTGACGGGCCGAATATCATTAGTTTGCTAGTAAACGACAACATGCCCGTTTGGCAGCCTAACAGCAATGCCAAGCATAGACCGATGCAAATTTGTATGCAGTATGCTCGAACCTAACCTATAACGTCTGTCAATGCTAAATGACAGAAATTTTTCCAACACGCAAGCCGAACCTACATCCTCCAATATGTCTCCATCCAGAGAAACcctcaatcaaaatttcaaaagaCAAAAAAAAGGGGAACTTTGTTCGTTTCACATCAATGCAGATAGCATCAAGAATAACACAGTACAAGAATATGGTTTCGTACAATCATCATCATACGacaaaataacaaagttgtaggcacCACCAAGCCAAGAGCCCAGCGAGACCTTACAGATCAGTCTTATACAGGTAGGTTTGCAGTCGCTGCACACAAAGCTTATTGGTTCCACAGTGCATACTACTGATACAACAGCAGCGACCATCGTTGGTATGTACAGTTCTCTTATGAGGGGAAAAAGAATGTCAACAGCAGTTAAGGGGCAGGATTTCAATTAGGAGGCTCATCTTGTTTGTTCTTTTGGTACACTGTTTCTAGGCACTCTTTGGCCCGGTGAACCTTCGATTGGAGGTAAAAGCTCCCAGATTTGGCGTTTCTTTCAAACAAGTTATCGTATCGCTGCATAACACATAGTTGTTCACATCGATGTGAGAACTGTGCATCCGAATAATAACAAGTCGAATGCGAAATGAAACAAAAGGGAAGTAGCAGACCTGTACAATCTCTTCCCACGTCGAATTCTCTGAGACACCCAGTATCTGCCTCGCTTCTTGTTCGGTCATTGTTTTGCTCGCTCTACGAATATTGTTTATTGCCTCATGGGCCACACCAGTTTTATTTGCATCTGGCAGAGGTAGGAGGTAACAAAATAAGGAGGTGCATATAGCAATTAAATGTCACTCTTTCCTGGAAAATTAAACGAATAGCAAAAATATCATTCAGAAGGTACTATCCATCTGTTGTTGACTCGCAGTGACCGGAAAGCAACCAAAACATCAGTGCGATACTAAGATGACAATGAAAGGCACTCATACAATGTCTCATGTCAatgagtgaaagctctagtttggttttggtgaattgataaaaccctaagtgctaacctagttcatcaagtgatcatgagataggtagcacacttcaagtagagaagcaaatgaagatcataacatgacaatggtgatagcatggagatgatcaagggcttaaacttgaagagaagaaagagaaaaacaaaaagctcaaggcaaaggtataacttgtaggagctattttgttttggtgatcaagacacttagagagtcacatttaggtttgatagccgtactattaagaggggtgaaattcgtatcggaatgcggttatcaaagtgccactagatgctctaactcattgcatatgcatttaagatccagtggagtgctaacacccttgataatatttgtgaaaatatgctaacacatgtgcacaaggtgtgtgcagggttgagatgggttattcggcgctttcgggaaaatgaaatgcctattttctattgcgccggatgtaaattcttggtagttggcacattggagcaagggtggagaagatagaagtgagaacagagctgatgccagcgtcggtccagtgaccggacgctgaatccagaAGCACCGAACGCTGACTGTCTGCGTCCAgtcgcgttgactgtcggtacagtggctagggtttaccaccggacgctggctgtgtccggtcgaggtggaccggacgcgtccgatcgaggaaaaccaggtttcgacccttactgtactcgaccggacgctaaggttccagcgtccggccagttttaaccggacgcgtccggtcgaggtcggtaccttactggaaacgaccggacgctgagggttcagcgtccggtcagttaaagctgttgcgtccggtcagcgtcatagccgttggaatctgacgaacagcgtttgaaggcgatgacacgtgacgtccatctgtggaccggatgctgagcccagggtccggtcagtatgaccggagcgtccggtcagagcgcattttgcccagtgaaggggtataacggctctatttgattggggctctatttatagccccatggccggctcaagggacatctcttgctcattttcattgacatagcaaccttgtaagcctagccaaaggactcccactcatctacatcattgattcatcatcatagtgagattgggagtgatccaagtgcattgcttgagtgattgcatctagaggcacttagtgatcgtgtttcgctgcgaatttcgcttgttactcttggtggttgccgccacctagacggcttggagcagcgaggatcgtcgagcgggggtggtgattgtctccggctccgatcgtggtgattgtgaggggttcttgacctttccccgacggagcgccaaaaggtactctagtggattgctcgtggcttgtgtgatcctcatcttgtgttggttgtgcggcaccctattgagggtttggcgtgtgaagccaattagcgcgtgaacctccaagtgagtgaatcgccacaacgaggactagcttaccggcaaacaagtgaacctcggtaaaaaatcattgtgttcatcattgatttcgaggtgattggtcatcattgttattcatcttcgtgattgattggttcattcatctacacggcggtataaccctcttgatcactctctttactttaccgtaaactagttgacaagctctttagtgtagctagttgtgagagcttgcatgcttggttgatgtggctctttagttagcctttgagagcacactaacatagggtagtgtcattgctcttgtgtgaattgacactatctaaactagaattatggtaggtggcttgcattttgagtaggctagcgcaacactcgcttcgcctcataattgtctaaccatttggttaagtgttgttgtagaaatttttattaggctattcaccccccctctagccattaggacctttcaatgagtCAATCTAGCCACTAAATCAGTATAGTGCCACCAGATACCTTATGTTAAGTTTTCATCTACAAGATGTACAAGGTGTACGTGAAATGTTGCAAATTCTGTGGTCCACTCGATGATTAGCAGATTGGTAATATTTAGCAAATAATGTGTAGGAAGCAGCAACCACAAAACAGTTTGCCTGTTTGAACCAAACGATAGttttaaccccccccccccccccccccccccccttcactACATGAAGCACACGGTATTTCGTTCACCAAAAGCTGATGAACTAAATCATTTAATAAAACAGATGAAGTCCTGATCATACTAGTCAGGACAACAACGGGGTTGAATGCAGACCAGGGCTGGTTCTATGTTTTCAAAGACCCTAGGGTGAACTTGACAATGGGCCCTCATGGCTACATATATGTTTAATTATATATATGTGGGGTCATTTTCGACCCTGCCTTGTGTCTTCCATATATTCTTTTTTCTAGAAACCACCTCATTTACTGAATAAATTGTCTGCATATTTCTAAGCCAATGAACTGACATTTGTCCAGAGAGGAGAGAGCATTCAATAGACAACAAAGAAATGCAGAATTTCCTAAATTCAGTTTCCCAATGCTTTATGTACACAAATAAAACCTGGAGGAATCAAAAGATTATTTTTAAGCAGTACATACTAAAATTTTATAGCATATATATTGACTCATTCTGGTGATTTCTTTAAGTCGAGGAAACAAAGCTCTCATGAAATTCTTTTTTGTCATCATAAATCAGAATGCAGAGGACATGGTGTACTTCATTCTAGGGATTTCTTTAAGTCGAGGAAACAAAGCTCTCAtgaaatttattttttctttggatAGATATACTTCAATTTGATCCAATGTAAGTGTGAAAGCAATACATAAGTTCGATATCAAGGAAAGCCTCACTTTATCCATATATCTGGCGTACCAGGCATAACCCAACTCTGAGCATAAGTGTTGGCAGTTCAAGTATGTCTGACAGGCTTATGTTGCTGGAGGCTACATGCTGAAGCATAAGCATACTTGGCATATCAGTAGAAAAAATTAGGCAACTAACAGACTAAGCTACCGAAAACTTATCAGGGCCAGAGATCTATTGATAAACAAAACAATGATTAAAAATTGGCTCCAAGCTAAGAGAAACAGAGAGACCTATCCTTTCTGGATTGTGCAAAGATGATTAGATGAGAATACAAAAAGTTCAGTAAGTTATGACAATAACTTTGTCTATCACTCATTTTTATGAAACATGACCCATCATGCCACATGCAGTAAAAACAGAATTATCAATTTCCCCATCAATCAATGTACCAGTTAAGTAACCCTtgattgcaaaattgatagacACCTTCTACCTCCTATCATTTTTATCTATAAAAGGAACAGGGAGCTGGCAGAGACTATACgtgggtcatgaagaagctcATGGCAGCAGAACTTACTATCAAGTGCTTTACG harbors:
- the LOC136525167 gene encoding mitochondrial import inner membrane translocase subunit PAM16 like 2-like, which translates into the protein MAGKLIANLIVMGSTIIGRAMLQAYRKALDNANKTGVAHEAINNIRRASKTMTEQEARQILGVSENSTWEEIVQRYDNLFERNAKSGSFYLQSKVHRAKECLETVYQKNKQDEPPN